Proteins co-encoded in one Lysobacter solisilvae genomic window:
- a CDS encoding sensor domain-containing diguanylate cyclase, with the protein MDDRALMQALLDTPIRHGIVVTDLQGKIILWNRGAEAIFGYSAQEIIGASAEKLFVPIDRSNGIPGREMSKARTQGCAGDFRWHLRKDGTTFWGDGMMYPVRVEGADIGYMKVLRDATDLKLSQEEHRRLAFVDVLTGMPNRAELFRRLVDMMGTAQRHREMLVLLLVDLDHLKDVNDSLGHAAGDAMLRSAAQRMRDVLRSNDLLARLGGDEFAILQPGAQSLDDAVVVAEKLLEVLAQPMDIGGREVQVTGSIGISAYPLDAATTEQLLGNADVALYQAKAGGRNQYRVHEATMKHAHTASASTAGQG; encoded by the coding sequence ATGGACGATCGTGCACTCATGCAGGCCCTGCTGGACACGCCCATCAGGCACGGCATCGTGGTCACCGACCTGCAGGGAAAAATCATTCTCTGGAACCGTGGCGCGGAAGCGATCTTCGGTTACTCCGCACAGGAGATCATCGGCGCGAGCGCCGAGAAGCTTTTCGTGCCGATCGATCGCAGCAACGGCATTCCCGGCCGGGAGATGAGCAAGGCAAGGACGCAGGGTTGCGCGGGAGATTTCCGCTGGCACCTGCGCAAGGACGGCACGACGTTCTGGGGCGACGGAATGATGTATCCGGTCCGCGTGGAGGGCGCCGACATCGGTTACATGAAGGTCCTTCGCGATGCGACCGACCTCAAGCTCAGCCAGGAAGAACACCGGCGCCTGGCATTCGTCGACGTCCTGACCGGCATGCCCAACCGGGCCGAACTGTTCCGGCGGCTGGTCGACATGATGGGTACCGCGCAGCGGCATCGGGAGATGCTGGTGCTGCTGCTGGTGGACCTGGACCATCTCAAGGACGTCAACGATTCGCTCGGCCACGCGGCGGGCGACGCGATGCTGCGCAGCGCCGCCCAGCGCATGCGCGACGTGCTGCGATCCAATGACCTGCTGGCCCGGCTTGGCGGCGACGAGTTCGCCATCCTGCAACCCGGTGCGCAGTCCCTGGACGACGCGGTGGTGGTCGCCGAGAAGCTGCTCGAAGTGCTGGCACAGCCCATGGACATCGGCGGCCGCGAGGTGCAGGTCACCGGGAGCATCGGCATCAGCGCCTATCCCCTCGACGCGGCCACCACCGAGCAGCTGCTGGGCAATGCCGACGTCGCGCTGTACCAGGCCAAGGCGGGCGGCCGCAACCAGTATCGGGTGCATGAGGCCACGATGAAGCACGCGCATACGGCGTCGGCGTCGACGGCTGGGCAGGGATAG